In one window of Haloimpatiens sp. FM7315 DNA:
- a CDS encoding AEC family transporter encodes MENNSVINQVIILFIIIILGYYSRKRGILNKEINKGLSNLLLRVTLPFMIIASFNYKFSPELLHNIKKFLFIHLLFIWF; translated from the coding sequence ATGGAAAACAATAGTGTTATAAATCAAGTTATTATCTTATTTATTATAATTATCCTAGGGTATTACTCTAGAAAGCGAGGAATACTGAATAAAGAAATTAATAAAGGACTATCCAATTTGCTTTTGAGAGTAACACTTCCATTTATGATAATAGCTTCATTTAACTATAAATTTTCACCGGAATTATTACATAATATAAAAAAATTTTTATTTATTCACTTATTATTCATATGGTTTTAA
- a CDS encoding HNH endonuclease: MGECIVCGDIGERHHIVFKNQGGFDFPFNYIYLCPKHHRGKNGPHKNRKIDIEYKLNMQRKLLSLLGKDFYDLNELKSILSINPKQAKSLVSKINKRKDGYSKEAVVKNLMGGKFYYSFMLDDNYNDSFNIIDEEILIYNEILKDKE; encoded by the coding sequence ATGGGAGAATGCATTGTGTGTGGAGATATTGGAGAGAGACATCACATTGTATTTAAAAATCAAGGGGGATTTGATTTCCCGTTTAATTATATTTATTTATGTCCAAAGCATCATAGAGGCAAAAATGGACCACATAAGAATAGAAAAATTGATATAGAATATAAGCTTAATATGCAGCGTAAATTATTAAGTCTTTTAGGAAAAGACTTCTATGATTTAAATGAGTTAAAGAGTATTTTATCCATCAATCCAAAACAAGCAAAGTCCTTAGTCTCAAAAATAAATAAAAGAAAAGATGGTTATAGTAAGGAGGCTGTAGTAAAAAATCTTATGGGTGGAAAATTTTACTATAGCTTTATGCTAGATGATAATTATAATGATAGTTTTAATATTATTGATGAGGAAATACTTATTTATAATGAAATTTTAAAAGATAAGGAATGA
- a CDS encoding flavin reductase family protein, whose amino-acid sequence MEFDYTENLVEVLKSLQKRGAFLTVKDKDGKVNTMTIGWGNIGYDWGKPVFSVLVRESRYTYELIENAEDFTVSVPLDDDLKSALAFCGSKSGKNFNKFNECNLKAIEGKTTKSPVIDNCGMVYECKIVYKHVVEAENIKDETKEKWYKSGDMHRVYYGEITNCYINK is encoded by the coding sequence ATGGAATTTGATTATACTGAAAATTTAGTTGAGGTATTGAAAAGCTTGCAAAAAAGAGGCGCATTTTTAACTGTAAAAGATAAAGATGGCAAAGTTAACACTATGACAATTGGATGGGGAAATATTGGATATGATTGGGGAAAACCTGTATTTTCAGTTCTTGTAAGAGAAAGCAGATATACTTATGAACTTATAGAAAATGCAGAGGATTTCACTGTATCTGTACCTCTTGATGATGATTTAAAAAGTGCACTAGCTTTTTGTGGTAGTAAATCAGGAAAAAACTTCAATAAATTTAATGAATGTAATTTAAAAGCTATAGAAGGAAAAACAACTAAATCACCGGTTATAGATAATTGCGGAATGGTTTATGAGTGTAAAATAGTTTATAAACATGTAGTGGAAGCTGAGAATATAAAAGATGAAACAAAAGAAAAATGGTATAAATCAGGAGATATGCATAGGGTTTATTATGGTGAGATAACAAATTGCTATATAAATAAATAA
- the nifU gene encoding Fe-S cluster assembly scaffold protein NifU, protein MIYSEKVMDHFNNPRNVGEICDANGIGEVGNPKCGDIMKIYLKVEDNIIKDVKFKTFGCGSAIASSSMATELIKGKSIDEAWELTNKAVAEALDGLPPVKMHCSVLAEEAIHKAINDYRKNNGLDVLDYEEKDPHGHEE, encoded by the coding sequence ATGATATATAGTGAAAAAGTTATGGATCATTTTAACAATCCAAGAAATGTAGGAGAGATTTGCGACGCCAATGGTATAGGTGAAGTTGGTAATCCAAAATGTGGAGATATAATGAAAATATATTTGAAAGTAGAAGATAATATTATTAAAGATGTTAAATTCAAGACTTTTGGATGCGGTTCAGCTATAGCATCTTCTAGTATGGCAACAGAATTAATTAAGGGGAAAAGCATCGATGAAGCTTGGGAACTTACGAATAAAGCAGTGGCTGAAGCTTTAGATGGACTACCACCAGTTAAAATGCACTGCTCTGTTCTTGCAGAAGAAGCTATACACAAAGCTATAAATGATTACAGAAAGAACAATGGTTTAGATGTTTTAGACTATGAAGAAAAAGACCCACATGGACATGAAGAATAA
- a CDS encoding ornithine aminomutase subunit alpha gives MKREDDFEKRREHIKDLTDKELYEKFWNLTEEIVRPLIDLAYTNTSPAIERSVLLRMGFSSIEASSIVKEGIKWSLLGEGMGHVVLDYAKYRKINYLEAGKELSEGKGWEEISKIIGGEVNEK, from the coding sequence ATGAAAAGAGAAGATGATTTTGAAAAAAGAAGAGAGCATATAAAAGACCTAACTGATAAAGAGTTATATGAAAAATTTTGGAATTTAACTGAAGAAATAGTAAGACCTTTGATAGATTTAGCTTATACCAACACATCACCTGCTATAGAACGTTCGGTATTATTGAGAATGGGTTTTTCAAGTATTGAAGCTTCATCAATTGTAAAGGAAGGAATTAAATGGAGTTTGTTAGGAGAAGGCATGGGGCATGTAGTTTTGGATTATGCAAAATATAGAAAAATAAATTACTTAGAAGCTGGGAAAGAGCTAAGTGAAGGAAAGGGATGGGAGGAAATAAGCAAAATAATAGGTGGTGAAGTAAATGAAAAATAA
- a CDS encoding Rrf2 family transcriptional regulator codes for MKLSTKGRYGVKAMVDLAVHYGDKPVSIRSISERQSVSEYYLEQLFSPLRKSGLIKSIRGAQGGYVLNRTPQDITIADIMEVLEGPVEISDCVDKNSCNNIDCCATRLLWKKIKQSIDSVTTSITLQDMIDDYKRINKI; via the coding sequence ATGAAATTATCTACAAAAGGAAGATACGGTGTAAAGGCTATGGTAGATTTGGCTGTACATTATGGTGATAAACCTGTATCAATAAGATCTATTTCAGAAAGACAAAGTGTATCAGAGTATTATTTAGAACAGCTTTTTTCTCCTCTTAGAAAATCAGGATTAATTAAAAGCATTAGAGGAGCCCAAGGTGGATATGTTCTAAATAGAACACCGCAAGATATTACTATTGCAGATATAATGGAAGTATTAGAAGGTCCAGTAGAAATTTCAGACTGTGTGGATAAAAATTCTTGCAATAATATTGATTGCTGTGCTACAAGACTTTTGTGGAAAAAGATAAAGCAAAGCATAGATAGTGTTACAACTTCAATAACATTACAAGATATGATAGATGATTATAAAAGAATAAACAAGATTTAA
- a CDS encoding replication-associated recombination protein A, whose amino-acid sequence MKPLADRIRPTSIEEVVGQEHLIGKGKILNRVIESKVINNMIFYGPCGVGKTTIANLIAKATNKSFYKLNATNASLSDIKAIIDELDNLMNVKGVLLYLDEIQNFNKKQQQSLLEYMENGKITLIASTTENPYHYVYKAILSRAVVFEFKPLKKQDIVKGLRRALEIIKKDYSNIKISIEDKVIDYISEISDGDLRRALNILELSFYSTNADENAKIVITQEDIRECTQCKIFSYDNNGDSHYDILSAFQKSIRGSDVDASLHYLARLIKAGDLPSICRRLLVIASEDIGLAYPNAIAIVNSCVEAAFRVGFPEAKIPLAEAVILLATSPKSNSTIKAIDKALKDIDSIYISEIPANIRDGHYEGAENFGRMKNYKYPHDYENHYVKQRYMPESIKDKIYYEYGDNKIEQSAKEYWNKIKKINLK is encoded by the coding sequence ATGAAGCCCTTAGCAGACAGAATAAGACCTACATCTATAGAAGAAGTAGTAGGTCAGGAACATTTAATTGGAAAGGGAAAAATACTAAATAGAGTCATAGAATCAAAAGTTATAAATAATATGATATTTTATGGACCTTGTGGTGTTGGGAAAACCACAATTGCAAATTTAATTGCAAAAGCAACTAATAAAAGCTTCTACAAATTAAATGCAACCAATGCTTCCCTAAGCGATATAAAAGCTATCATAGATGAATTAGATAATCTTATGAATGTTAAGGGGGTTCTTTTATATCTAGACGAGATTCAAAATTTTAATAAAAAACAGCAGCAATCCTTACTTGAATATATGGAAAATGGAAAAATAACATTAATTGCAAGTACAACAGAAAATCCATACCATTATGTATATAAAGCTATTTTAAGTAGGGCTGTAGTTTTCGAGTTCAAACCTTTAAAAAAACAAGATATAGTAAAAGGGTTAAGAAGAGCTTTAGAGATAATAAAAAAGGATTATTCTAATATTAAAATCTCTATTGAAGATAAAGTTATAGACTATATATCTGAAATTAGCGACGGAGATTTGAGAAGGGCACTTAATATTTTGGAATTAAGTTTTTATTCTACAAATGCTGATGAAAATGCCAAAATTGTGATAACGCAAGAGGATATAAGGGAATGTACTCAGTGTAAGATATTTAGTTATGATAACAATGGCGATAGTCACTATGATATTCTAAGCGCTTTTCAAAAATCAATTAGAGGAAGTGACGTAGATGCATCTTTGCATTATTTAGCACGGCTCATAAAGGCTGGTGATTTGCCTTCTATTTGCAGAAGACTTTTAGTTATTGCAAGTGAAGATATTGGACTTGCTTATCCTAATGCAATTGCCATAGTTAATTCCTGTGTTGAAGCTGCTTTTAGAGTTGGTTTTCCTGAAGCTAAAATTCCTTTGGCAGAGGCTGTCATATTACTTGCAACTTCGCCAAAGTCAAATTCTACTATTAAGGCAATAGATAAAGCACTTAAGGATATCGATAGTATATATATAAGTGAAATTCCTGCAAATATTAGAGATGGACACTATGAGGGTGCTGAAAATTTTGGAAGAATGAAAAATTATAAGTATCCTCATGATTACGAGAATCATTATGTAAAGCAGAGATACATGCCTGAAAGTATAAAAGATAAAATTTACTATGAGTATGGGGATAATAAAATAGAGCAAAGTGCAAAGGAATATTGGAATAAAATTAAAAAAATTAATTTAAAATAA
- a CDS encoding AEC family transporter → MVLIPLSKVFYYKYPKDNDKKDILRFITVFSNSGFMGYPVLGSLYGKVGILYASIFNIPFNILSWTFGLMLFTKSDNSKNIKKLLQILE, encoded by the coding sequence ATGGTTTTAATTCCATTAAGTAAAGTTTTCTACTATAAATACCCAAAAGACAATGATAAAAAAGATATATTAAGATTTATAACTGTTTTTTCAAATTCAGGATTTATGGGATACCCAGTACTTGGAAGTCTTTATGGCAAAGTAGGTATTCTTTATGCATCTATATTTAATATTCCCTTTAACATATTGAGTTGGACCTTTGGATTGATGCTTTTTACAAAGAGCGATAATTCTAAAAATATAAAAAAATTATTACAAATCCTGGAATAA
- the mnmA gene encoding tRNA 2-thiouridine(34) synthase MnmA, whose protein sequence is MNKKVVIGMSGGVDSSVAAYLLKKQGYEVTGIMMRLAPDVKEYEECETSCCSLSAVDDARKVADTLEIPFYVMNFKEEFNNDVIKYFVSEYMKGRTPNPCIACNKHIKFDSFLRKSKAIGADYVATGHYARIEKVGDRYLLKKAADTKKDQSYVLYGLTQEQLAHTLMPCSKYSKEEIREIALKIGLKVYNKKDSQEICFIPDNDHGKFIEKYTGEKLKEGNFVDKNGNVLGRHKGIVYYTIGQRKGLNLALGRPVFVVDINPYSNEVVIGDEKDIFKTELIASKLNFIPFDNLNEEMEVEAKIRYSSKPCKAKIIPLEKGKVKVEFEEKQRAITRGQSVVFYKGDLVIGGGIIEKIL, encoded by the coding sequence ATGAATAAAAAAGTAGTTATAGGCATGAGCGGAGGAGTAGATAGTTCAGTTGCTGCGTATTTATTAAAAAAACAAGGATATGAAGTAACTGGTATAATGATGAGATTAGCCCCAGATGTTAAAGAATATGAGGAATGTGAGACTAGTTGTTGTAGTCTTTCTGCAGTAGATGATGCAAGAAAGGTTGCAGATACACTTGAAATCCCTTTTTATGTCATGAATTTTAAGGAAGAATTTAACAACGATGTTATAAAATATTTTGTAAGTGAGTACATGAAAGGAAGAACTCCAAATCCATGTATTGCTTGCAATAAGCATATTAAGTTTGATTCCTTTCTTAGAAAATCAAAAGCAATAGGTGCTGATTATGTAGCTACAGGACATTATGCTAGAATAGAAAAAGTAGGAGATAGGTATCTTTTAAAAAAAGCAGCAGATACTAAAAAAGACCAAAGCTATGTTTTATATGGTTTAACACAAGAACAACTAGCACATACTCTTATGCCCTGTTCAAAATATTCTAAAGAAGAAATTAGAGAAATTGCTTTGAAAATTGGGCTTAAAGTATATAATAAAAAGGATAGTCAGGAGATCTGTTTTATTCCAGATAATGACCATGGAAAATTTATAGAAAAATATACAGGTGAGAAGTTAAAAGAAGGCAATTTTGTCGATAAGAATGGAAATGTTCTTGGTAGGCATAAAGGCATAGTTTATTATACTATAGGGCAACGCAAGGGGTTAAATTTAGCTCTTGGAAGACCTGTATTTGTAGTAGACATAAACCCTTATAGTAATGAAGTTGTAATAGGGGATGAAAAAGATATTTTTAAAACGGAACTTATAGCTTCAAAGCTTAATTTTATTCCTTTTGATAACTTAAATGAAGAAATGGAAGTCGAAGCTAAGATAAGATATTCATCAAAACCTTGTAAAGCAAAAATTATACCTTTAGAAAAAGGAAAAGTAAAGGTTGAATTTGAAGAAAAGCAAAGGGCTATAACAAGAGGCCAATCAGTTGTCTTTTATAAAGGCGATTTAGTAATAGGTGGGGGAATTATAGAAAAGATATTATAA
- a CDS encoding iron-sulfur cluster assembly scaffold protein, with the protein MEYSDKVLEHFYAPRNVGVLPNADAVGEYGSPQCGDVMKFYFIINNNVIDDVKFKAFGCGSAIASASIATELIKGKNLEDAWNITNKSVIEALEGLPASKIHCSVLAEQTIHKAINNYRASKGLCPWKDDFKEEN; encoded by the coding sequence ATGGAATACAGTGATAAAGTCTTAGAGCATTTTTATGCCCCAAGGAACGTAGGCGTTTTACCTAATGCAGATGCAGTTGGTGAATACGGAAGTCCACAATGTGGAGATGTTATGAAATTTTATTTTATAATAAATAATAATGTTATAGATGATGTTAAGTTTAAAGCCTTTGGTTGCGGTTCTGCTATAGCTTCAGCTAGTATAGCTACAGAACTTATAAAAGGTAAGAACCTTGAAGATGCTTGGAATATAACAAATAAATCCGTAATTGAAGCTTTAGAAGGATTGCCTGCTTCAAAAATACACTGCTCGGTTTTAGCAGAGCAGACAATACATAAAGCTATAAATAACTATAGGGCGTCTAAGGGGCTATGTCCTTGGAAAGATGATTTTAAGGAAGAAAATTAA
- a CDS encoding GDSL-type esterase/lipase family protein yields the protein MKIVCIGDSLTYGFGVLKNQRWVEMCGNLFENVEFVNRGINGDTTSGMLSRSYEDIILNYPDVAIIMGGTNDFLSFYDSKMVEQNIIELVKECDVHEIKPIIAIQMPVVGSLAKKNWADKLDYFKINKNIEKYRQNIIKYCDDKLYKYIDFYGDLLESVAVDELEKYYLDGIHPNYEGHKLMVESVKKVIKPLI from the coding sequence ATGAAAATAGTTTGTATTGGTGATAGCTTAACATATGGGTTTGGAGTTTTGAAAAATCAAAGATGGGTAGAGATGTGTGGGAACTTATTTGAAAATGTAGAGTTTGTAAATAGAGGCATAAATGGAGATACCACTTCAGGAATGCTCTCAAGATCCTATGAAGATATAATATTAAATTATCCTGATGTTGCTATAATTATGGGAGGTACAAATGATTTTCTCTCTTTTTATGATTCAAAAATGGTGGAACAAAATATTATAGAACTTGTAAAGGAATGTGACGTACACGAAATAAAACCAATAATAGCAATACAAATGCCTGTAGTCGGATCTTTAGCTAAAAAAAATTGGGCAGATAAATTAGATTACTTCAAAATAAATAAAAATATAGAGAAATACAGACAGAATATAATTAAATACTGTGATGATAAATTATACAAATATATAGACTTTTATGGTGACTTATTGGAAAGTGTTGCTGTAGATGAATTAGAAAAATACTATTTAGATGGAATACATCCAAATTACGAGGGACATAAATTAATGGTAGAGAGTGTAAAAAAGGTTATAAAGCCTTTAATATAG
- a CDS encoding AEC family transporter, with protein MYWNIFFTFSIKLPYVIQNSLELVGSITVPISMIIIGSMLAEVKIKEVFREKSIYYVSFVRLFLIPAITYIILSLIKADKLLINIAVIVEAMPAAAICSIFAESYDKNPEFASKGVFITTLLSVITIPIVILFLK; from the coding sequence ATTTATTGGAATATTTTTTTCACATTTTCCATAAAATTGCCTTATGTTATTCAGAATTCCTTAGAACTTGTAGGTTCTATTACTGTACCTATTTCAATGATTATAATTGGCAGTATGCTAGCGGAAGTTAAGATTAAAGAAGTTTTTAGAGAAAAGTCTATATATTATGTTTCTTTTGTAAGACTTTTTTTAATACCGGCAATAACATATATAATTCTTAGCTTAATTAAGGCTGATAAATTATTAATTAACATTGCTGTAATAGTAGAAGCTATGCCAGCTGCAGCCATATGCTCTATATTTGCAGAAAGCTATGACAAAAATCCAGAATTTGCTTCAAAAGGAGTTTTTATTACTACTTTATTGTCAGTAATAACAATACCTATAGTTATATTATTTCTTAAATAG
- the oraE gene encoding D-ornithine 4,5-aminomutase subunit OraE — protein sequence MKNKKDSLNKNEKIDVKNILKDLDKYEPKRRGWHWREKYTEPLGEFEYSDISKPLKNSKPLPAARSFQNIDPQPIQVITSEIASGRFEDDIRRMRMAAWHGADHIMVIRTAGQSHYDGLIEGTPEGVGGVPITRKEVRATRKALDIIEEEVGREINFHSYVSGVAGPDIAVMFAEEGVNGAHQDPQYNVLYRNINMVRSFVDAAVAKNIMAYANMLQIDGAHNANATAMKGYKVMPELMVQHAINAKFSEMAGMKKENISLSTVPPTAPPAPSLKIDLPYAVALRQLFKGYKMRAQMNTKYMESCTREATVTHVLNILISKLTSADIQSTITPDEGRNVPWHYNSMHAINTAKQALIGMDGLQDLVELKDTGYLVEKVRELKERAVLFLEEIIEVGGYFKAVEKGFFVDSGEYPERNEDGIVRKIDKGVATDSVVPRSKSYYAPVCAHFGYNNIPEEYKGKKHCHLIEGCTFCKHEKIQYIDELDPNDNVERRMEEVKEDGYLKPEVEWSKDGVVTINMFIPENESISEAAALDIAKNMNLLEPEIIHKQVMQDAEGTYLEVKGKVNFIIDKSKLKVPKRKSF from the coding sequence ATGAAAAATAAAAAAGACTCTTTAAATAAAAATGAAAAGATAGATGTAAAAAATATTCTTAAGGATTTAGATAAATATGAACCTAAAAGAAGAGGGTGGCATTGGAGAGAGAAGTATACAGAACCTCTAGGAGAATTTGAATATAGTGATATATCAAAACCTCTAAAAAACAGTAAACCATTGCCTGCAGCTAGAAGTTTTCAAAATATTGATCCTCAACCAATTCAAGTTATAACTTCTGAAATTGCATCAGGTAGATTTGAAGATGACATTAGAAGAATGAGAATGGCAGCCTGGCATGGAGCAGATCATATAATGGTAATTAGAACTGCAGGACAAAGTCATTATGACGGGCTTATAGAAGGAACTCCAGAGGGGGTAGGGGGAGTTCCTATTACAAGAAAAGAAGTTAGAGCTACAAGAAAAGCTTTAGATATTATTGAAGAAGAGGTTGGAAGGGAAATTAATTTTCACTCCTATGTTTCTGGTGTAGCAGGACCTGATATAGCTGTAATGTTTGCAGAAGAAGGAGTTAATGGAGCACATCAAGATCCACAGTATAACGTTCTATATAGGAATATAAACATGGTACGATCTTTTGTAGATGCTGCAGTTGCTAAAAACATAATGGCTTATGCTAACATGCTACAAATTGATGGTGCACATAATGCTAATGCAACTGCAATGAAAGGCTATAAAGTAATGCCAGAGCTTATGGTTCAACATGCAATTAATGCTAAATTTTCAGAAATGGCTGGAATGAAAAAAGAAAATATTTCTTTATCTACAGTACCACCAACAGCTCCACCTGCACCTTCATTAAAGATAGATTTGCCTTATGCAGTGGCACTTAGACAGTTATTTAAGGGATATAAAATGAGAGCTCAGATGAATACTAAGTATATGGAGTCCTGTACTAGAGAAGCCACAGTTACTCATGTATTAAATATTTTAATATCAAAGCTTACTTCAGCAGATATTCAAAGTACCATTACTCCAGATGAAGGAAGAAATGTTCCATGGCATTATAATAGTATGCATGCAATTAATACAGCAAAACAAGCCCTTATTGGAATGGATGGTCTTCAAGATTTAGTTGAACTTAAGGATACTGGATATTTAGTGGAAAAAGTAAGAGAACTTAAAGAAAGAGCAGTTTTATTTTTAGAAGAAATTATAGAAGTTGGAGGCTATTTTAAAGCTGTTGAAAAAGGATTTTTTGTGGATTCTGGTGAATATCCAGAGAGAAATGAAGATGGAATAGTAAGAAAAATAGACAAGGGAGTTGCAACGGATTCTGTAGTTCCAAGAAGTAAGAGTTACTATGCTCCGGTTTGTGCTCATTTTGGATATAATAATATTCCAGAAGAATATAAGGGTAAAAAACATTGCCATTTAATAGAGGGTTGTACTTTTTGTAAACATGAAAAGATACAGTATATTGATGAACTAGATCCTAATGACAATGTAGAAAGACGTATGGAAGAAGTGAAGGAAGATGGATATTTAAAACCTGAAGTAGAGTGGAGTAAAGATGGTGTTGTTACAATAAACATGTTTATACCTGAAAATGAATCTATAAGTGAAGCGGCAGCTTTAGATATAGCAAAAAATATGAATTTATTAGAACCTGAAATTATTCATAAGCAGGTTATGCAAGATGCAGAGGGAACTTATTTAGAGGTAAAAGGAAAAGTTAATTTTATAATAGATAAGAGCAAGTTAAAAGTGCCAAAAAGAAAGAGCTTTTAA
- a CDS encoding GlmL-related ornithine degradation protein, with protein sequence MKVDYLIAEIGSTTTVVNALKFSDNKILIAQGKYYTTVLQGDVTIGLKNAIADMEKGFGERITWNKMLATSSAAGGLKITVHGLVEDMTVKAAREAALGAGGIIKMVTSSKLYRSDIKKIKNIKPNLIMIAGGTDFGERDTAIYNCEVLSKENLGIPIIYCGNKANVEDVKEIFKGKELYIVDNVYPRIDELNVEPAREVIQKAFEKNIIKAPGMDRIKEVVDGIIMPTPGAVMESAKLLYKNLGDVLVIDVGGATTDVHSVTEGSTEIQDILISPEPKAKRTVEGDLGVYINSINLINLLENRELENLDKEYIKNHIRAIPYSNEEKACSLILTKKATELAINRHIGYIKRVYGSKNKFVAYGKDLSKIKYIVGTGGALTRLKGGTEILENTRYIKDDLTMYPRKEAKILIDNMYIMACAGVLSKENEDYALVLLKKSLGL encoded by the coding sequence ATGAAGGTTGACTATTTGATTGCTGAAATCGGAAGTACAACAACAGTTGTTAACGCTCTAAAATTTAGTGACAATAAAATACTAATAGCTCAAGGGAAATACTATACTACCGTTCTTCAGGGAGATGTAACCATTGGTCTTAAAAATGCAATTGCTGATATGGAAAAAGGCTTTGGTGAAAGAATTACTTGGAACAAAATGTTAGCTACTAGTAGTGCAGCTGGAGGATTAAAAATAACTGTTCACGGACTTGTTGAGGATATGACAGTTAAAGCGGCGAGAGAAGCAGCATTAGGTGCAGGTGGCATTATTAAAATGGTTACATCTTCAAAATTATACAGAAGTGATATAAAGAAAATAAAAAATATTAAACCTAATTTAATTATGATAGCAGGTGGAACTGATTTTGGCGAAAGAGATACAGCAATATATAACTGTGAAGTTTTAAGTAAAGAAAACTTAGGTATTCCAATAATATATTGTGGCAATAAAGCTAATGTGGAAGATGTTAAAGAGATATTTAAAGGAAAAGAACTTTATATAGTAGACAATGTTTATCCAAGAATTGATGAGTTAAATGTGGAGCCTGCAAGAGAGGTAATACAAAAGGCTTTTGAGAAAAATATTATTAAGGCTCCTGGTATGGATAGAATAAAAGAAGTAGTAGACGGTATTATTATGCCTACTCCAGGGGCGGTTATGGAAAGTGCAAAATTATTATATAAAAATCTTGGCGATGTTTTGGTTATAGATGTTGGAGGGGCTACTACGGATGTACATTCAGTAACAGAGGGTTCAACTGAAATTCAAGATATATTAATAAGTCCTGAACCAAAAGCTAAAAGAACTGTAGAAGGTGACCTTGGTGTATATATAAACAGTATAAATTTAATAAATCTCTTAGAGAATAGAGAGTTAGAAAATTTAGATAAAGAATATATAAAAAATCATATAAGAGCCATACCTTATAGTAATGAAGAAAAAGCATGTAGCTTAATATTAACTAAAAAAGCTACTGAATTAGCCATAAATAGGCATATTGGTTATATTAAGAGGGTTTATGGATCTAAAAATAAATTTGTGGCTTATGGAAAAGACTTATCAAAAATTAAGTATATAGTAGGAACGGGAGGAGCCCTTACAAGATTAAAAGGAGGAACCGAAATACTAGAAAATACCAGGTATATTAAAGATGATTTAACTATGTACCCAAGAAAAGAAGCAAAAATACTCATAGACAATATGTATATTATGGCTTGTGCAGGGGTTTTGAGTAAAGAAAATGAAGACTATGCACTTGTTTTATTAAAAAAGAGTTTGGGCTTATAA
- a CDS encoding zinc-ribbon domain-containing protein: MADKNLVCKDCGKEFVFTEGEQAFYKEKGFENEPKRCPECRKARKQDNRSR, translated from the coding sequence ATGGCAGATAAAAATTTAGTATGTAAAGATTGTGGAAAGGAGTTTGTTTTCACAGAAGGAGAGCAAGCTTTTTATAAAGAAAAAGGATTCGAAAACGAACCAAAGAGATGTCCTGAATGCAGAAAAGCTAGAAAACAAGACAATAGAAGTAGATAA
- a CDS encoding cobalamin-dependent protein (Presence of a B(12) (cobalamin)-binding domain implies dependence on cobalamin itself, in one of its several forms, or in some unusual lineages, dependence on a cobalamin-like analog.), with protein sequence MREFVKNHPIKVVAATVGEDEHSVGLREIIDIKHGGIEKYGIECVYLGTSCPVEKLIDAAIETKAQAILASTIITHNDVHIKNMKKLSDLCIEKGVRDKLILVSGGTQVTDEIAKSNGMDVGFGRGSHGNNVASFIVETILKKLKEK encoded by the coding sequence ATGAGAGAGTTCGTAAAGAATCATCCAATAAAAGTAGTTGCAGCTACAGTAGGAGAAGATGAGCATTCTGTTGGGTTAAGAGAGATTATAGATATAAAACACGGAGGCATAGAGAAATATGGGATAGAATGTGTGTATTTAGGAACTTCCTGTCCAGTTGAAAAGCTTATTGATGCAGCAATCGAAACAAAGGCTCAAGCTATCCTTGCAAGCACAATTATCACTCATAATGACGTTCACATTAAAAACATGAAAAAACTTAGTGATTTGTGCATAGAAAAAGGTGTTAGAGATAAACTCATACTTGTTTCAGGCGGAACTCAAGTTACAGATGAGATAGCAAAGTCTAATGGAATGGATGTTGGTTTTGGTAGAGGCTCTCATGGAAATAATGTTGCTTCTTTTATAGTTGAAACTATTTTAAAGAAACTAAAAGAAAAGTAG